One window of Cucurbita pepo subsp. pepo cultivar mu-cu-16 chromosome LG19, ASM280686v2, whole genome shotgun sequence genomic DNA carries:
- the LOC111781257 gene encoding regulatory-associated protein of TOR 1-like isoform X3 produces MIVNAFTELHDPSGSRDCILLAACESHETLPQRAEFPADVFTSCLTTPIKMALRWFCKRSLLRESLDDLLIDKIPGRQTDRKTLLGELNWIFTAVTDTIAWNVLPHDLFQRLFRQDLLVASLFRNFLLAERIMRSANCSPISHPMLPSTHQHHMWDAWDMAAEICLSQLPALVEDPNLEFQPSPFFTEQLKAFEVWLDHGSESKKPPEQLPIVLQVLLSQGHRLRALVLLGKFLDMGPWAVDLALSVGIFPYVLKLLQTTTPELRQILVFIWTKILALDKSCQVDLVKDGGHTYFIRFLDTLEAYPEQRAMAAFVLAVIVDGHRRGQEACIEANLIHVCLKYLRNKTPIDGQTEPLFLQWLCLCLGKLWEDYIDAQIIGLQADAPAVFTSLLAEPQPEVRASAIFALGTLLDVGSDSSRDGVGDDDCDDDEKIRAETSIVGSLLSVVSDGSPLVRAEVAVALARFAFVHNKHLKSIAATYCKPHCNSLLSSLPSLAHLRSTGAAYTNSNQHVPHASIVSSQIGPLLRFGNENSPLVRDGRVSTSSPLANTGVMHGSPLSDDSYQHSDSGVLHEDTVSNGAVNHSRPKPLNNALYSQCVSTMCTLANDPSPRIASLGRRVLSIIGIEQVVTKPVKSNSSGLKPTDGTAASQPPSFAGLARSSSWFDMNGGHLPLTFRTPPVSPPRPSYLTGMRRVCSLEFRPQLMNSPDSGLADPLWGSGGTSGTSERSFLPQSTIYNWSCGHFSKPLLPAADDGEEIFTRREEREKSALERIAKCQHSPVSKLSNNPIASWDTKFEMGTKKLLLQPFSPIVVAADEKERIRVWNYEEPALLNSFDNHNFLDKGISKLCLVNELDDSLLLAASCDGSIRIWKDYTLKGKQKLVTAFSAIQGHKPGVRSVNAVVDWQQQSGYLYAAGEISASIMLWDLDKELLVKPIPSSSDCSISALCASQVHGGRFAAGFLDGSVKLYDARTPEMLVCTMRPHIQKVEKVVGIGFQPGLDSSKIVSASQAGDIQFLDIRNQRDKYLTIDAHRGSLTALAVHRHAPILASGSAKQLIKVFSLDGDQLGTIKYHPTFMPQKIGSVSCLTFHPYEELLAAGASDACVSIYADDTSQR; encoded by the exons ATGATAGTCAATGCCTTCACTGAG cttcACGATCCCTCTGGATCAAGGGATTGCATTCTGCTTGCAGCTTGTGAGTCACACGAAACTCTCCCACAAAGAGCTGAATTTCCAGCAGATGTTTTTACCTCTTGCCTTACAACACCAATTAAGATGGCTTTGAGATG GTTCTGCAAACGTTCACTGCTCCGTGAGTCCCTTGATGATTTACTGATTGATAAAATACCTGGTCGGCAAACAGATCGGAAGACACTTCTTGGGGAATTGAATTGGATTTTCACTGCTGTCACTGATACAATTGCGTGGAATGTTCTGCCTCATG ATCTATTTCAAAGGTTGTTCAGACAAGATTTGTTAGTTGCCAGTCTGTTCAGAAATTTTTTGCTTGCTGAGCGGATTATGCGATCTGCAAATTGTTCGCCTATTTCACATCCAATGTTGCCTTCAACCCATCAGCATCATATGTG GGATGCATGGGACATGGCTGCTGAGATTTGTCTTTCTCAACTTCCAGCATTGGTAGAAGATCCTAATTTGGAGTTTCAG CCAAGTCCATTTTTCACGGAACAGTTGAAAGCTTTTGAGGTATGGCTTGATCATGGATCCGAAAGTAAGAAACCCCCAGAACAGTTGCCTATTGTCCTTCAG GTTTTACTCAGCCAAGGACATCGACTCAGGGCGCTGGTTCTTCTTGGTAAATTCCTTGATATGGGACCTTGGGCTGTAGATCTG GCATTGTCTGTTGGAATATTCCCATATGTTCTGAAGCTTCTGCAGACAACAACACCGGAGCTGCGACAAATACTGGTTTTTATATGGACAAAGATTCTTGCCCTAGATAAG TCTTGCCAGGTTGATTTAGTAAAAGATGGTGGCCATACATACTTCATCCGCTTTCTTGATACTTTGGAAGCTTACCCAGAACAGCGTGCAATGGCTGCATTTGTTTTAGCTGTAATTGTTGATGGACACAGGCGAGGCCAGGAAGCATGCATTGAAGCTAATTTAAtccatgtttgtttgaagtATCTTCGGAATAAAACACCGATTGATGGACAAACTGAGCCCCTATTTCTTCAGTGGCTATGTCTTTGTCTGGGGAAACTGTGGGAAGATTATATAGATGCGCAAATAATAGGATTGCAGGCTGATGCCCCTGCTGTCTTCACTTCTTTGTTGGCCGAGCCCCAACCAGAG GTTAGGGCTTCAGCTATTTTTGCACTTGGTACCCTACTTGATGTAGGGAGCGATTCATCTAGAGATGGCGTTGGTGATGATGAttgtgatgatgatgaaaagATTAGGGCTGAAACCAGTATTGTTGGAAGTCTATTAAGTGTTGTTTCAGATGGAAGTCCACTTGTTAGGGCTGAGGTTGCTGTTG CCCTTGCTCGCTTTGCCTTTGTCCACAACAAGCACCTCAAGTCAATTGCTGCGACATATTGCAAGCCCCACTGTAATTCTTTATTAAGTTCTCTACCCTCCTTGGCTCACCTAAGAAGTACGGGGGCTGCTTATACTAATTCGAATCAACATGTGCCTCATGCAAGCATTGTTTCCTCTCAAATTGGCCCATTGTTGAGATTTGGAAATGAAAACTCACCTTTAGTTAGAGATGGAAGGGTCTCCACCAGTAGTCCTCTTGCTAATACTGGAGTGATGCATGGATCTCCACTTTCAGATGATTCATATCAGCATTCGGATTCTGGAGTTTTGCATGAAGATACAGTGAGCAATGGTGCCGTTAATCATTCAAGGCCCAAACCTCTAAATAATGCATTGTATTCACAATGTGTTTCGACTATGTGTACTTTAGCCAATGACCCATCTCCTCGTATTGCAAGCCTTGGTAGGCGGGTTTTGTCAATTATTGGTATTGAACAAGTTGTAACAAAACCTGTAAAATCCAATAGCAGCGGTCTTAAGCCTACTGATGGGACAGCAGCATCTCAGCCTCCTAGTTTTGCTGGATTAGCTCGTTCATCTTCATGGTTTGATATGAATGGAG GTCATTTGCCTTTAACTTTCCGTACTCCTCCAGTCAGCCCTCCCAGACCAAGTTACTTGACGGGCATGCGAAGAGTTTGCTCATTAGAGTTCCGTCCTCAGCTAATGAATTCTCCTGACTCGGGGTTAGCTGATCCACTATGGGGCTCAGGTGGAACTTCAGGAACATCTGAGCGCAGTTTTCTTCCACAATCAACCATCTATAACTGGAGTTGTGGCCATTTCTCAAAGCCTCTTCTCCCTGCTGCTGATGAtggtgaagaaatatttacTAGAAGAGAGGAGAGGGAGAAATCTGCACTGGAACGTATAGCAAAATGCCAACATTCTC CTGTTAGTAAGCTGAGCAACAATCCAATTGCTAGCTGGGATACAAAGTTCGAAATGGgcacaaaaaaattattgctGCAACCATTCTCACCCATCGTTGTTGCTGCCGATGAGAAAGAACGAATTAG GGTCTGGAATTACGAAGAACCTGCCCTTCTCAACAGTTTTGACAACCATAATTTTCTTGACAAAGGGATTTCGAAACTCTGTCTTGTGAATGAGCTTGATGATAGTTTGCTATTGGCTGCTTCAT GCGATGGAAGTATTCGTATTTGGAAAGATTACACTCTGAAGGGAAAACAGAAGCTTGTAACTGCATTCTCCGCAATCCAGGGGCACAAACCTGGTGTTCGTAGTGTAAATGCTGTTGTGGATTGGCAACAACAATCTGGATATCTG TATGCTGCTGGGGAGATATCGGCGTCTATTATGCTTTGGGACCTTGACAAGGAGCTGCTTGTTAAGCCTATTCCTTCATCATCAGATTGCAGCATCTCAGCATTG TGTGCTTCTCAAGTTCATGGGGGTCGGTTTGCAGCTGGTTTCTTAGATGGTTCTGTTAAGCTTTATGATGCTCGCACTCCTGAAAT GCTTGTCTGCACAATGCGCCCACATATTCAAAAAGTAGAGAAGGTCGTCGGGATTGGCTTTCAGCCTGGACTCGATTCGTCAAAG ATTGTCAGTGCCTCTCAGGCCGGTGATATTCAGTTTCTGGATATCAGAAATCAGAGGGACAAATATCTAACCATCGATGCTCACCGAGGTTCACTTACAGCATTAGCCGTTCATAGACATGCTCCTATCTTAGCTAGTGGCTCGGCGAAACAGCTGATTAAGGTTTTCAGTCTAGATGGCGATCAACTAGGCACCATTAAATACCATCCTACCTTCATGCCCCAGAAGATTGGTTCTGTAAGCTGTCTTACCTTTCACCCGTACGAGGAGCTGCTCGCTGCTGGAGCATCAGATGCTTGTGTATCTATTTATGCAGATGACACCTCTCAAAGATGA